CCACGAAGCGCCAATAGGTGTCGTAGATCGACGCCTCATCGCCGAGATAGGTGAACAGATTGGTCACCGGGCGATTGGACTGTCCGCAGGGGACGATGTGACGGAAGGTCTCCACGTCGTTGACGACGTTGATCGCGAAACCGTGCGTTGTGATGCCGCGATCGACATTCATGCCGATAAAGCCGATCTTGCGGCCGGCGATGTAAACGCCGGGATCGCCCTTCACGCGTTCGCCTTCCAGGCCGTAGGTGTTCAGCACCGCGAGCATGACATCCTCGATCAGCGTCACGAACTTCTTGATCGTCAGGTTGTTGCGCTTCAGATCGAATACCGTGTACCCGACAAGCTGCCCCGGCACGTGCAGCGTTGTTTGGCCCCCGCGATCGGTCTGGACGATTTCGAACCCCGCCTTCTCGATTTCCTCGCGCGTCGAAACAAGACCGGCGTTACCGCCCTTTTCGGAATAACCGCGTGTGATGACGGGCGCGTGCTGGAGAAAGAGAAGGTATTCGGGCGCGGCGCCCTTGCGGATATCGCGCTTGAGATTTTCCATCAGGCTGACCGCGTCGAGAAACGCAACCTTGCCGAGATACGTCCAGCGCACGTCCATGACCATCACGCCGCTCCCGCGTCGTCGTACGCGCCGCGCCACGCGTTGGCGCGGATTTTCAACAACTCGAGGAACATGCGCAGCGAATCCCAAACCGGATGCACGCGGCTGGCCGGCGAGTTGATCCAGACGATCGGCACCTCCTTGATCGAGTAGCCAAGCCTTCGCGCGATGAACAGCAATTCCACGTCGAAGCTGAATCCGGACAATTTTTGCCGCGCGAACACCGCGCGCGCGGCGGGCAGGCGAAAGGCCTTGAATCCGCACTGCGTATCGACGATGCCGCGCACGGCGACCAGGCGTACGAAGAGGTTGAACATGCGGCCCATCGTTTCACGGTACCAGGGCTGATGCACGCGAACGTCGGAGCCAGGCAGGCTGCGGCTGCCGATCGCCACGTCGGCGCCCGCCTCCAGATGCGGGCGGAGTTTTTCGTACTCCTCGATCGGCGTGGAGGAATCCGCGTCGTAGAAGAGCACCACGTCGCCCGCCGCCTCCTGGACGCCGTGGCGCACGGTGTAGCCCTTGCCGCGATTGCGGTCGTTGGCGACCACGCGAAGCGCGGGCCAGTCCTTCGCGATATCTCCGGCGATTTTTCGCGTGTCGTCGGCGCTTCCGTCGTCGACGACGATCACCTCGACGTCGCCGTCGCTCGCGAAATATTCGCGCAATCGCGCAAGCGTCGCGGGCAGGCGCGATTCTTCGTTGTAAGCGGGGATGACGACGGAAAGGCGAGGCATGGTTTTTCGCGCGCAGCGCGACGAACTCTTTAGTACGCCGGGCGGGGGTTGTCGAGGGAGGTCACGAAACGCACGTTCAATCCACGCCCAGGCGGCTGCCGCACTTGCTGCAAAAGTGCGCGCCGGGGGCGGACGCGGCGCCGCAGGCGGAGCAGATCCGCGGCTTTTCCGCGCCGATTCGCGCGCCGCAGGCGGGGCAAAACGTCATGTCCGGCGCAAGCGCCTGCCCGCATTCGCAATGGCCGGCGACGCGCGCGGGCGCGCCGCAGCTTGCGCAAAACTTGTCCGCCGCGGTGACGGCGGCGCCGCAATGAACGCACGCGCCGAAAGATGCTCTTGCCGTTTTCGCTGCTTCCGAATCGCGCGTGCGCGGCGCGGCGTGCGCTCCCTGCGCGCGCTCGTCGATCATGCGTTGCACGTCTTCCGGCGGGGTGACGGCCTGGATGTAAAAATCGACGAGTTCCACGCCGTACCGCGCGAAGTCCTCTTTCATGCGGATCTTCGCGGCGACGGCCAGCTCGTCGTACATGCCCGCGAGATCGACGATCGACCGCAGGTTCTCGCCGATGATGTCGATGAGACGCGAGACGATGACGTCGCGCAGATACGTTTCGATATCGGCCGACGAATAGTTCCCGCGCCGGCCGACGAGCGTGTTGACGAAGACGAGCGGATCGGCGACGCGCATCGCCCAGGAACCGAACGCGCGCATGCGAACGTGGCCTAGGTCCGCGTCGCGAACCGGCACGGGCTCTTTCGTGCCCCACTTCAGCCCGCCGACCGCGGCGAGGTTGACAAAAAACACCTGCGCGCGAAACGGCGCGCGGCCGCTGTCGAACGCGGTCCCGACGATCCGTGACAGGAGCGGAAGGTTCAGCGTCGAGAGCGTGTGCCGGCCGGCGGAGAATACATCGAGCCCGCGGCCGTCGCGGAAAAACACGGCCGCCTGCCCCTCGTGCACGATGAGCTGCGCACCCAGGCGAAGTTCGTCCGTGGCGTTGTCCGGCACCCGGCTGACGATCGCGCCGGCCGCCGGATCGGCCCATTCGAGGACGTCAACCAGCGCCATGATCGCTCCAAATGGGGAATTGGGAATTGCGAGTTGCGCAAGAGGATTGAGGATCGAGGATCGAGGATTGGGTCCATCGCATCACGCGCTCCGCGACGCGCTTCGTGATGATCGCGGTTCGCATCATGCGCCTTTACCCGTTCCCGGAATTCTTGCCCGAGCACGTTCGGCGAACAATTCATCGAGCGCATCCGCAAGCGCCGTCAGGCGCGCGATGACATCCCCCGCCGTGCCGTCGGCGATTTCCCGCCTCGCTACCTCGACGCGGGCGAGAATGTCGAGATCGACCGCGACAAGCGGGCCGAGCCTTTCCACGTCCGCGCGCGCGTCGCCGAGGCCGAAGACGTCGCCGTTCGCCGCGATGCGCGCGGCGGCGGCGTGCGTTTCGAGTCGTGAACGCAGGCGATTGAGATCGTCGATGCCCGCGAGCCCCTTGTCGCGCAGATGCGCGGCGAGCGCATCGTCCATGCGCTTCACCAGCGCGCCAAGCCCTTCGGCGACGCCCCGGCGGACCGCCGCGTCCTGTTCATCGAGGCGGCGCGCGTCGCGGATTCCGGCGAGCGCGGGCACGTCGTCCACGAAGTCGGCGATCGCCTCGGCGATGCGCTCCTTCAGCGTCTGTTCGTCATAAAAACGCACGCATTCATGTTGGCGAGGCGGCGGGGAAAGCGCAAGGCTCGATCGACGACGCCACCCGGTTCCCATGGCACATCAAGGGCGCGATGGAAATGGCCGGAATC
The sequence above is drawn from the bacterium genome and encodes:
- the lipB gene encoding lipoyl(octanoyl) transferase LipB, with amino-acid sequence MMVMDVRWTYLGKVAFLDAVSLMENLKRDIRKGAAPEYLLFLQHAPVITRGYSEKGGNAGLVSTREEIEKAGFEIVQTDRGGQTTLHVPGQLVGYTVFDLKRNNLTIKKFVTLIEDVMLAVLNTYGLEGERVKGDPGVYIAGRKIGFIGMNVDRGITTHGFAINVVNDVETFRHIVPCGQSNRPVTNLFTYLGDEASIYDTYWRFVACFEKLTGATLAEVKADLAV
- a CDS encoding glycosyltransferase family 2 protein codes for the protein MPRLSVVIPAYNEESRLPATLARLREYFASDGDVEVIVVDDGSADDTRKIAGDIAKDWPALRVVANDRNRGKGYTVRHGVQEAAGDVVLFYDADSSTPIEEYEKLRPHLEAGADVAIGSRSLPGSDVRVHQPWYRETMGRMFNLFVRLVAVRGIVDTQCGFKAFRLPAARAVFARQKLSGFSFDVELLFIARRLGYSIKEVPIVWINSPASRVHPVWDSLRMFLELLKIRANAWRGAYDDAGAA
- a CDS encoding SPFH domain-containing protein, translated to MALVDVLEWADPAAGAIVSRVPDNATDELRLGAQLIVHEGQAAVFFRDGRGLDVFSAGRHTLSTLNLPLLSRIVGTAFDSGRAPFRAQVFFVNLAAVGGLKWGTKEPVPVRDADLGHVRMRAFGSWAMRVADPLVFVNTLVGRRGNYSSADIETYLRDVIVSRLIDIIGENLRSIVDLAGMYDELAVAAKIRMKEDFARYGVELVDFYIQAVTPPEDVQRMIDERAQGAHAAPRTRDSEAAKTARASFGACVHCGAAVTAADKFCASCGAPARVAGHCECGQALAPDMTFCPACGARIGAEKPRICSACGAASAPGAHFCSKCGSRLGVD